The DNA sequence GACCGGAAGACCCGAAGCCAGTCCATCGATTGTGGGGTTTTACCCAGCCCGAGCAGGTACGTCCGCTGGCCGCTGGCGCTGTAAACGGGCAGTACCTCGCCGGCATCGGCCTTAAAATCGTGTTCCAGCACAGAAGCCGGGAGGTTGAGCCGCTGGGCCACTGCCGTCAGTTCGCCGGGCAGGGCATCCGACTGCAGGAACGGAATGACAAGATCGCCGGTGGCGGGCGTTTGAGTGTGTAGGGTAATGAGCATGGGTAAATCGATCAATAAAAAAGCCACTCTATGGCTTTGGGAAATTCGCGGCCCCAGTGGGCTTCCTGATGGGTACCGCTGGGGTCTACCGCAAAGTGAATATCAATAGGATTGGGTTGGTCGAAGGGAAGCGATCGCGCGTGGCCCTGCCTGACCAGCGCGCTGTTGAACCGCTGGATATTGGGGACCATGTAGCTCGACTCCTGCTCGCCCCCGTAAACATACACTTTCATTGGGCCGGGTGGCTGAAATTGAATGGCGTCAAAATAAATTTTTGGCGATATCCAGAGCGAGGGCGAAAACACCATGAGCCGGCCAAAGACATCCGGGTGCCGTAAACCAGCATAAATACTGATCAGGCCCCCCAGCGAACTACCGCCGATACCGGTATTGACGGCATCGGGCAGCGTACGGAATTTAGCGTCGATAACAGGTTTGAGCGTGTTCCGGATAAAGTCGAGGTAGTAGGCGCCCCGTGCCCGGCCCATGCGGGTAGGGTGGAGGGTATACTCCTGAATCCGTTCGGCGTCGCCGTGGTCAATGGAGACTAGAATAACTTCGTGGCGTTGCCGGCCGGCCAGCATTGCCATCTTCTGGTCGATCTGCCAACTGCCATACCCGGCACCCTCGCCGAAAAGATTCTGGCCGTCGTGCAGGTACAGGACCGGATACCGTTTATCGGGATGACTGGCGTAGTCGTGGGGCAACAACACGTGAATCCGGCGGGTGCGATCCAGTTGCGGAACTTTGAACTCCCGGCTATAGAGTTCAATGATGGGCAGAAAGCTGGGATTATATGGCATGCCGAACCAGCGCCAGTGGGGGACGTAGTCCTGCTCTACCTCGTCGGGTTTCACCAGCAGCGATCGGTTAGGTACGCCCTCACCGGTAGCATCCAGTTCCACGTGATTCCAGCCGCCCCGGGTGTATTTGTATTCGATTGTGCCGGGCAGCACCATGTCGTCGGGGAAATCGAGCACATAACGGCCTGGTCCAACAGCCTGCATCTCGAACGCGGGTAGGTCGGGAAGCCAGTCGCAAAAGTTGCCCGTAACGAACACAGGCCGATCGTCGGTGGCGGAGGTAAATAATTCCAGTTGTAAAGATGAAGGCATACAGACAGAATCTGATTTAAGCAGGAGTTGGTTCAGATC is a window from the Spirosoma rigui genome containing:
- a CDS encoding alpha/beta hydrolase, whose translation is MPSSLQLELFTSATDDRPVFVTGNFCDWLPDLPAFEMQAVGPGRYVLDFPDDMVLPGTIEYKYTRGGWNHVELDATGEGVPNRSLLVKPDEVEQDYVPHWRWFGMPYNPSFLPIIELYSREFKVPQLDRTRRIHVLLPHDYASHPDKRYPVLYLHDGQNLFGEGAGYGSWQIDQKMAMLAGRQRHEVILVSIDHGDAERIQEYTLHPTRMGRARGAYYLDFIRNTLKPVIDAKFRTLPDAVNTGIGGSSLGGLISIYAGLRHPDVFGRLMVFSPSLWISPKIYFDAIQFQPPGPMKVYVYGGEQESSYMVPNIQRFNSALVRQGHARSLPFDQPNPIDIHFAVDPSGTHQEAHWGREFPKAIEWLFY